One Oncorhynchus mykiss isolate Arlee unplaced genomic scaffold, USDA_OmykA_1.1 un_scaffold_121, whole genome shotgun sequence DNA segment encodes these proteins:
- the LOC118947086 gene encoding stonustoxin subunit beta-like: IVDVVLPPEPKTREQLLQYSCQLTLDPNTAYTLLSLSEGNRKVTNTGQVQPYPDHPDRFTNWCQVLCREGLSGRCYWEVERTGYVVTAVSYKDISRTGNGGRFGFNNKSWSLKCYRGGYWFSHNNVVTKVSGPQSSRVGVYLDHKAGTLSFYSVSDTMTLLHRVQTTFTQPLYPGFGIYYNGTAELVKL; the protein is encoded by the exons atagtggatgttgtactgcctccagagcccaagaccagagaacagttgttacaat attcctgtcagctcacactggacccaaacacagcatacacactcctctctctgtctgaagggaacagaaaggtgacCAATACAGGCCAAGTCCAACCATATCctgaccatccagacagattCACCAACTGGTGTCAGgttctgtgtagagagggtctgtctggacgctgttactgggaggtggagaggactggttatgttgttacaGCAGTCTCATATAAAGACATCAGCAGAACAGGTAATGGTGGTCGATTTGGATTCAATAACAAGTCCTGGAGTTTAAAGTGCTATAGAGGTGGTTATTGGTTCAGTCACAATAATGTTGTGACTAAAGTATCAGGCCCTCAGTcctccagagtaggagtgtacctggatcacaaggcaggtactctgtccttctacagtgtctctgacacaatgaccctcctccacagagtccagaccacattcactcagcccctctatcctGGGTTTGGGATCTATTATAATGGTactgctgagctggttaaactgtag